Proteins encoded together in one Triticum dicoccoides isolate Atlit2015 ecotype Zavitan chromosome 7B, WEW_v2.0, whole genome shotgun sequence window:
- the LOC119337725 gene encoding serine/threonine-protein kinase PBL27-like, producing MASCFPCLSARKKEVPRSAPANPHTSSVPGAVARTFSFEELAAATRNFSDACRIVGREDGLYKGFLKSINQVVAIKLQHAVDPSGSSEQDNGKFLALALMMSGLRHPNIVNLIGFCADGHHRILVHEYMPFGSLEDHLHDSSPGKAPLDWNTRMNIAAGVARGLEYMHDKGVLYRCVKSSDILLGDGYHPKLSQYGLAEHDKGWCTGIAMRTTLGTTAPETAMAGKLLPGSSVYSFGVVLLEMITGRRAIDHTQDAMEHRHLVTWARTMMKDRSHFRRMADPALQGRYPSLDLQEALEVASVCTHDSHAMRAPIGTVVTALSRLAYDVDPPESSHHAAPN from the exons ATGGCAAGCTGTTTCCCCTGCTTGAGCGCCAGGAAGAAGGAGGTCCCACGTTCTGCCCCAGCCAATCCACACACCAGCAGCGTCCCTGGCGCCGTGGCACGAACTTTCTCCTTCGAGGAGCTCGCGGCGGCGACAAGAAACTTCAGCGATGCCTGCCGCATCGTTGGTCGGGAGGATGGTCTTTACAAAGGCTTCCTCAAGAGCATCAATCAG GTTGTTGCTATAAAGCTGCAGCATGCAGTTGATCCAAGTGGATCATCGGAGCAAGATAATGGAAAGTTTCTTGCCCTTGCGCTGATGATGAGCGGGCTGCGCCACCCAAATATTGTCAATCTTATTGGCTTTTGTGCGGATGGCCATCACCGGATCTTGGTTCACGAATACATGCCATTTGGTTCTCTAGAAGATCACCTCCACG ATTCATCTCCAGGCAAAGCACCACTGGACTGGAACACGAGGATGAACATTGCCGCCGGTGTGGCCAGAGGGTTGGAGTATATGCACGACAAAGGTGTCCTCTACCGATGCGTCAAAAGTTCAGACATCTTGCTTGGAGACGGCTACCACCCAAAGCTGTCCCAATATGGACTGGCCGAGCATGACAAGGGCTGGTGTACTGGTATCGCCATGAGGACGACATTGGGTACTACGGCCCCCGAGACCGCGATGGCCGGGAAGCTGCTCCCGGGGTCGAGTGTTTACAGCTTCGGTGTCGTGCTGCTGGAGATGATCACCGGGCGGAGGGCCATCGATCACACCCAGGATGCCATGGAGCATCGGCACCTTGTCACATGG GCCCGAACAATGATGAAGGACAGGAGCCACTTCCGCCGGATGGCAGACCCGGCACTGCAGGGACGATATCCGTCCTTGGACTTGCAGGAGGCCCTCGAAGTTGCTTCGGTGTGCACCCACGACAGTCATGCCATGAGAGCACCCATCGGCACCGTCGTCACGGCTCTGTCGCGCCTCGCCTACGATGTTGATCCACCCGAATCATCACACCACGCGGCACCTAATTAA